From a region of the Streptomyces tirandamycinicus genome:
- a CDS encoding DMT family transporter, whose amino-acid sequence MQSLLLPVGFALASALSNATATVLQRQEALKVPSSSGLRPGLMLDLLRRPLWLAGIAAVLVAGVCQALALNTGPLAIVQPLFVLELPLALIIASMVMHRRLPRAGWGAVGLVVVGLGIALAALSPTGNRTQVPLDRWVPALAFCGGAVVALSAVALRRPVGRTRAALLGAATAISYALTAALMKSATHILEDEGAAAFFTSWEVYAFAVTGGTALFLLENALQAGPLVASQPALTLGDATLSLLLGVTLYEEHVRTGWWLLPELLGLALITVGVFALARIPLAESLVAAEKTSGATPPQAGQPLP is encoded by the coding sequence GTGCAGTCGCTCCTGCTGCCGGTGGGCTTCGCCCTCGCCTCGGCGCTCAGCAACGCCACCGCCACCGTGCTGCAGCGCCAGGAGGCCCTGAAGGTGCCGAGCTCCAGCGGTCTGCGCCCGGGGCTGATGCTGGATCTGCTGCGCCGGCCCCTCTGGCTGGCCGGGATCGCCGCCGTCCTGGTGGCGGGAGTGTGCCAGGCGCTGGCGCTCAACACCGGGCCGCTGGCCATCGTCCAGCCGCTGTTCGTCCTCGAACTGCCGCTCGCCCTGATCATCGCGTCGATGGTGATGCACCGGCGGCTGCCCCGGGCCGGCTGGGGGGCCGTGGGACTCGTCGTGGTGGGCCTCGGCATCGCCCTGGCCGCGCTGTCCCCCACCGGGAACCGCACGCAGGTGCCCCTGGACCGCTGGGTGCCGGCGCTCGCCTTCTGCGGAGGGGCGGTCGTCGCGCTCTCGGCCGTGGCCCTGCGGCGTCCCGTGGGGCGCACCCGCGCCGCCCTCCTCGGCGCGGCCACCGCCATCAGCTACGCCCTCACCGCGGCGCTGATGAAGTCGGCGACCCACATCCTCGAGGACGAGGGAGCCGCGGCGTTCTTCACCTCCTGGGAGGTGTACGCCTTCGCGGTCACGGGCGGCACCGCGCTGTTCCTCCTGGAGAACGCCCTGCAGGCGGGCCCGCTGGTCGCCTCCCAGCCCGCGCTGACCCTCGGGGACGCCACGCTGAGCCTGCTGCTCGGCGTCACCCTGTACGAGGAGCACGTGCGCACCGGCTGGTGGCTGCTGCCGGAACTGCTGGGGCTCGCGCTGATCACCGTCGGTGTGTTCGCCCTCGCCCGGATTCCCCTGGCGGAGTCGCTCGTGGCGGCGGAGAAGACCTCCGGGGCCACGCCTCCCCAGGCCGGACAGCCCCTGCCCTGA
- a CDS encoding SPW repeat protein — MTTHQPGIEQHPDLAEMRARFERATSSPRGQVTETLALLTGLYLAASPWIVGFNGLTTLAVTNLICGVAFALCLGGFGSAYERTHAMAWCAIVIGAFTVFSPWIVAGNVAVTGSVVSNVVTGIVALCIGVAMAGMTDRPGALRPVRSSGGRGGDLGPLS, encoded by the coding sequence ATGACCACACACCAACCCGGCATCGAGCAGCACCCTGACCTCGCCGAGATGCGCGCACGCTTCGAACGCGCCACCTCATCGCCGCGCGGCCAGGTGACGGAAACACTGGCCCTCCTCACGGGCCTCTATCTCGCGGCCTCGCCGTGGATCGTCGGTTTCAACGGCCTCACCACCCTGGCCGTCACCAACCTGATCTGCGGCGTCGCCTTCGCCCTGTGCCTGGGCGGGTTCGGCTCGGCCTACGAGCGGACCCACGCCATGGCCTGGTGCGCCATCGTGATCGGCGCCTTCACGGTCTTCTCCCCGTGGATCGTCGCCGGGAACGTCGCCGTCACCGGCAGCGTCGTCAGCAACGTCGTCACCGGCATCGTGGCGCTCTGCATCGGCGTGGCCATGGCCGGCATGACCGACCGGCCGGGAGCGCTGCGCCCCGTCCGGTCCTCCGGAGGCCGGGGCGGTGACCTCGGCCCGCTGAGCTGA
- a CDS encoding MurR/RpiR family transcriptional regulator: MPSRQRARAQASAITPGKQTPDAEPAPVERVRALFGGHRLSPGQRRIAQYITDNLTEAAFLSITDLADRVGVSQPSVTRFAASVGFSGYPALREALQPIALSAVAGSPETVESRRNELQTAVDAEIANLESLRRRFADTGQVLEVGRELARSVPLTILGLRISTSLAEYFAYAARRIHPDVRLVSRGGSVAYDALLQSREAGGTWVLAFAMPRHAKETLAAVRAARRTGLRTALITDLTLGPLVDEVDVALTAGTGSRLVFDSYSAPGVLSAAILQAMADADPERTQQRLEQYEHAADQHDFFLED; this comes from the coding sequence GTGCCATCAAGGCAGCGGGCGCGCGCACAGGCGTCTGCGATCACGCCGGGGAAACAGACCCCGGATGCGGAGCCGGCTCCTGTGGAGAGGGTCCGTGCACTGTTCGGCGGACACCGGCTGTCGCCCGGCCAGCGGCGTATCGCGCAGTACATCACGGACAACCTCACCGAGGCCGCCTTTCTGTCGATCACCGATCTCGCGGACCGGGTGGGTGTCAGCCAGCCGTCGGTGACGCGCTTCGCCGCATCGGTCGGCTTCAGCGGCTACCCGGCGCTGCGGGAGGCGCTGCAGCCCATCGCGCTCAGCGCGGTAGCCGGTTCACCGGAGACCGTCGAGAGCCGGCGCAACGAGTTGCAGACGGCGGTCGACGCCGAGATCGCCAACCTGGAGAGCCTGCGCCGGAGGTTCGCCGACACCGGCCAGGTGCTCGAGGTCGGCCGTGAGCTGGCCCGGTCGGTGCCGCTGACCATCCTCGGGCTGCGGATCTCCACCTCGCTCGCGGAGTACTTCGCCTATGCCGCCCGGCGGATCCACCCGGACGTACGGCTGGTCTCACGCGGCGGGAGCGTGGCGTACGACGCGCTGCTGCAGTCCCGCGAGGCGGGCGGGACCTGGGTGCTGGCCTTTGCGATGCCCCGCCACGCCAAGGAGACGCTGGCGGCCGTGCGGGCCGCCCGCCGTACGGGCCTGCGGACCGCCCTGATCACGGATCTCACCCTGGGACCACTCGTGGACGAGGTCGATGTGGCGCTCACCGCGGGTACCGGCTCACGGCTGGTCTTCGACTCCTACTCCGCGCCAGGGGTGCTGTCGGCGGCGATCCTCCAGGCGATGGCGGACGCGGATCCCGAGCGCACGCAGCAGCGGCTGGAGCAGTACGAGCACGCCGCCGACCAGCACGACTTCTTCCTCGAGGACTGA
- a CDS encoding class F sortase, producing MNARQPLGSQTPPESAPSRSLTQTLLWPVLAAALGGLLCYNSLGGQTADSPQTRPASPAAAPKSPPKAAPVHPPLPRSAPTRIVIPAISVNAPFTVLALSKTGQLNAPPPNDKNLVGWYGKGATPGEKGTSILAGHLDTLTGPAVFESLSALKPGNKIDITRQDRKVATFKVDSVETFSKAAFPSARVYNDAPNAQLRLITCGGLYDKTTKDYKDNVVVFAHLDSVKNG from the coding sequence ATGAACGCCAGGCAACCGCTCGGCTCGCAGACGCCCCCAGAGTCCGCACCGTCCCGCTCACTCACCCAGACCCTGCTGTGGCCGGTCCTGGCGGCCGCGCTGGGCGGACTGCTCTGCTACAACTCGCTCGGCGGCCAGACCGCCGACTCGCCCCAAACCCGCCCCGCGTCGCCCGCCGCCGCCCCCAAGAGCCCGCCGAAAGCCGCTCCCGTCCACCCGCCGCTGCCGCGTTCCGCCCCGACGCGCATCGTCATCCCGGCCATCTCGGTCAACGCCCCGTTCACGGTGCTGGCGCTCAGCAAGACCGGGCAGTTGAACGCGCCGCCGCCCAACGACAAGAATCTGGTGGGCTGGTACGGGAAGGGCGCCACACCGGGCGAGAAGGGCACCTCCATCCTCGCGGGCCATCTGGACACCTTGACGGGACCGGCGGTGTTCGAGTCCCTCAGTGCGCTCAAGCCCGGGAACAAGATCGACATCACCCGGCAGGACCGCAAGGTGGCCACGTTCAAGGTCGACTCGGTGGAGACCTTCAGCAAGGCCGCCTTCCCCAGCGCCCGGGTCTACAACGACGCACCGAACGCACAGCTTCGCCTGATCACCTGCGGCGGCCTGTACGACAAGACGACGAAGGACTACAAGGACAACGTCGTGGTGTTCGCCCACCTCGACTCCGTCAAGAACGGCTGA
- the sigK gene encoding ECF RNA polymerase sigma factor SigK: MSPPDADPDAAEQLAKLGLDELMVLVGRGDQDAFVPVYAAVSGPVLGLVRRVLRDPAQSEEVTQDVLVEVWRTAGRFRPEQGSALTWVLTLAHRRAVDRVRSSQARTERERRVALLEAAPPFDDVVEQVETGLEQQQVRRCLQSLTELQRESVVLAYYHGLTYREVAEFLSQPLGTVKARMRDGLMRLRDCLYEGEVRP, from the coding sequence GTGTCGCCACCTGACGCGGATCCCGACGCCGCCGAACAACTGGCCAAGCTCGGCCTGGACGAGCTCATGGTCCTGGTGGGCCGCGGCGACCAGGACGCGTTCGTACCCGTCTACGCGGCGGTCAGCGGCCCGGTACTGGGCCTCGTCCGCAGGGTCCTGCGGGATCCGGCGCAGTCCGAGGAGGTGACCCAGGACGTGCTCGTGGAGGTGTGGCGTACGGCCGGCCGGTTCCGGCCCGAACAGGGCAGTGCCCTGACCTGGGTTCTGACCCTGGCCCATCGGCGTGCGGTGGACCGGGTCCGGTCGTCACAGGCCAGGACCGAACGGGAGCGCAGGGTCGCGCTGCTGGAGGCCGCCCCGCCGTTCGACGACGTGGTCGAGCAGGTCGAGACCGGCCTGGAGCAGCAGCAGGTCCGGCGCTGTCTCCAGTCGCTGACCGAGCTTCAGCGGGAGTCGGTCGTGCTGGCGTACTACCACGGCCTCACCTACCGGGAGGTCGCCGAGTTCCTGTCGCAGCCCCTGGGCACGGTGAAGGCCAGGATGCGTGACGGGCTGATGCGGTTGCGTGACTGTCTGTACGAGGGTGAGGTGCGGCCATGA
- a CDS encoding anti-sigma factor — translation MNGIPNDSGDELHSACGAYVLHALPEDERRAFEDHLAACAACAHEVAALTESAARLAQPVAAEPPEHLRRRVQERIAVTPQAPYAPRAPRERPGTEAAPHVRPAAAGPVPSGVRRSPVPRVLRVALAACAALAVAFGGVAVSQYRAAEEARSQLQSAEERYAGVADVLAAPDVELHTQRLPDGGTGTIAVSRSQDAAVFCATGVRPLPVGKTYALWFSEDGSYRPAGLVSGGEAQDMQMLNGPVSGATAVGITIEPAGGSSRPTGPPMGLIDIPA, via the coding sequence ATGAACGGGATCCCGAACGACAGCGGCGACGAGCTGCACTCCGCCTGCGGAGCCTACGTCCTGCACGCGCTGCCCGAGGACGAGCGGAGGGCCTTCGAGGACCACCTCGCCGCCTGCGCCGCCTGCGCGCACGAGGTCGCGGCGCTCACCGAATCGGCGGCACGCCTCGCCCAGCCGGTCGCGGCCGAACCCCCCGAGCACCTGCGGCGCCGGGTGCAGGAGCGGATCGCCGTCACCCCCCAGGCCCCGTACGCGCCCCGCGCCCCGCGCGAACGCCCCGGGACGGAGGCCGCCCCGCACGTCCGCCCCGCTGCCGCGGGGCCGGTCCCGTCCGGCGTCCGGCGCTCACCCGTCCCCCGGGTCCTGCGGGTGGCGCTCGCCGCCTGCGCCGCGCTGGCCGTGGCCTTCGGCGGCGTCGCCGTGTCGCAGTACCGGGCGGCCGAGGAGGCGCGCTCCCAGCTGCAGTCGGCCGAGGAGCGGTACGCGGGTGTGGCCGACGTGCTCGCCGCGCCGGACGTGGAACTCCACACCCAGCGGCTCCCGGACGGCGGGACCGGCACCATCGCCGTCTCCCGCAGCCAGGACGCCGCGGTGTTCTGCGCGACCGGAGTGCGTCCGCTCCCGGTCGGCAAGACCTACGCCCTGTGGTTCAGCGAGGACGGCTCCTACCGTCCCGCGGGCCTGGTCAGCGGGGGTGAGGCGCAGGACATGCAGATGCTCAACGGCCCGGTCTCGGGGGCGACGGCCGTGGGCATCACCATCGAACCCGCCGGGGGCTCGTCCCGGCCCACCGGCCCGCCGATGGGACTCATCGACATTCCGGCCTGA
- a CDS encoding cytochrome P450 family protein, whose protein sequence is MSEQPVLLPYTDPAFVADPFPLYRRLREEGPVRRAVIAGGVEAWLVTRYEDGLAALSDSRLSSDVRDASDPRLMQQLPSTERGSMVSNMLRSDPPDHTRLRRLVSKAFTARRVAEMRPRIQEITDRLLDGLAPTGRAELVADFALPLPVTVISELLGVPLDDRHEFQRWTDDMLLRRAEMPDPAVVDAAWQRMRAYLTGLIADKRARPGDDLLSALIAARDEEQRLNEDELIAMAFLLLVAGYITTVNLIGSGVAALLAHPDQLALLRDDPELLPGAIEEFLRYDGPVSPGIARFAREDVEIAGVAIPRGATVLIASAIADRDPARFADPDRLDLTRRDNAHLAFGHGIHYCLGAPLARLEGQIAIGTVLRRLPDLVLAVPPEELGWRPGGLRGPTRLPVTFTATDGHRAGFGREKDVPRSAPGEVAPFGTG, encoded by the coding sequence ATGAGCGAGCAGCCGGTCCTTCTGCCCTACACCGACCCGGCCTTCGTCGCGGATCCGTTCCCGCTCTACCGCCGGCTGCGCGAGGAGGGTCCGGTACGCCGGGCCGTGATCGCCGGCGGCGTGGAGGCCTGGCTGGTCACCCGATACGAGGACGGCCTGGCGGCCCTGTCGGACTCCCGGCTGAGCAGCGACGTCCGCGATGCCTCCGACCCGCGGTTGATGCAGCAGCTGCCCTCGACGGAGCGCGGGTCGATGGTGAGCAACATGCTGCGCTCGGACCCGCCCGACCACACCCGGCTGCGCAGGCTGGTCTCCAAGGCGTTCACCGCGCGCCGGGTGGCGGAGATGCGGCCGAGGATCCAGGAGATCACCGACCGGCTGCTCGACGGGCTGGCGCCCACCGGCCGGGCGGAACTCGTCGCGGACTTCGCGCTGCCACTCCCGGTCACCGTCATCAGCGAACTGCTCGGCGTCCCGCTGGACGACCGGCACGAGTTCCAGCGGTGGACCGACGACATGCTGCTGCGCCGGGCGGAGATGCCGGACCCCGCCGTGGTGGACGCGGCGTGGCAGCGCATGCGCGCCTATCTGACCGGGCTCATCGCGGACAAGCGGGCCCGGCCGGGGGACGATCTGCTGAGTGCGCTCATCGCCGCACGGGACGAGGAGCAGCGGCTGAACGAGGACGAGCTGATCGCGATGGCCTTCCTGCTGCTCGTCGCCGGGTACATCACGACGGTCAATCTGATCGGCAGCGGTGTCGCGGCGCTGCTCGCCCACCCCGACCAGCTGGCGCTGCTGCGGGACGACCCGGAACTGCTGCCCGGGGCGATCGAGGAGTTCCTGCGCTACGACGGGCCCGTCAGCCCCGGAATCGCGAGGTTCGCACGCGAGGACGTCGAGATCGCCGGTGTGGCCATCCCGCGAGGCGCGACCGTACTGATCGCCTCCGCCATCGCGGACCGCGACCCGGCGCGGTTCGCCGACCCGGACCGGCTGGACCTCACCCGGCGCGACAACGCCCACCTCGCCTTCGGCCACGGGATCCACTACTGCCTGGGGGCCCCGCTGGCCAGGCTGGAGGGCCAGATCGCCATCGGCACCGTGCTGCGGCGCCTGCCGGACCTCGTGCTGGCCGTGCCGCCGGAGGAACTCGGCTGGCGGCCGGGCGGGCTGCGCGGACCCACGCGGCTTCCCGTGACGTTCACGGCGACGGACGGCCACCGTGCCGGCTTCGGCCGGGAGAAGGACGTCCCCCGGTCCGCACCGGGAGAGGTCGCACCGTTCGGAACGGGCTGA
- a CDS encoding FAD-dependent oxidoreductase, translated as MERTTCCVVGGGPAGMVLGLLLARAGVDVTVLEKHGDFLRDFRGDTVHPSTLALLDDLGLAERFARLPQRRVTTVQLPVGPDRSLITVGDIGALRGTYNYIAMVPQWDLLDLLADEAGREPSFSLRMNTEATSFLVERGRVNGVRYRTSDGRTGELRATLTVACDGRGSIARPLPELGLESFDCPMDAWWFRLPRHESDPSGLVGGVGDRFFSALIDRGDYWQIAALIPKGADARLRAEGLDRFMARFTSAAPWLADRAHALTSWDEVKLLDVRLDRLRRWHRPGLLCIGDAAHAMSPVFGIGINLAVEDAVAAARHLVGPLGEGRVGLHDVRRVQCRRWPTTAGTQALQRLAHARVIEPLLAGEPAFGNPELARRVTEFVTTSRRFRRLPAYFLAYGALRERPPAESVR; from the coding sequence ATGGAACGGACCACCTGCTGCGTGGTGGGCGGCGGACCTGCGGGTATGGTCCTCGGCCTGCTGCTGGCCCGGGCCGGGGTGGACGTCACCGTGCTGGAGAAGCACGGCGACTTCCTCCGCGACTTCCGCGGTGACACCGTGCATCCCTCCACCCTGGCCCTGCTGGACGACCTGGGCCTGGCGGAGCGGTTCGCGCGGCTGCCGCAGCGCCGGGTGACCACGGTGCAGCTGCCCGTCGGACCGGACCGCTCCCTGATCACCGTGGGGGACATCGGCGCTCTCCGGGGCACGTACAACTACATCGCGATGGTGCCCCAGTGGGACCTGCTCGACCTCCTCGCGGACGAGGCGGGCCGGGAACCGTCCTTCTCCCTCCGGATGAACACCGAGGCGACCTCCTTCCTCGTGGAGCGCGGACGGGTCAACGGCGTCCGCTACCGCACCTCCGACGGGCGCACCGGCGAACTGCGGGCCACGCTCACCGTCGCGTGCGACGGCCGCGGCTCCATCGCGAGGCCGCTGCCCGAACTGGGCCTGGAGAGCTTCGACTGCCCGATGGACGCCTGGTGGTTCAGGCTGCCCCGGCACGAGAGCGACCCGAGCGGGCTGGTGGGAGGGGTCGGCGACAGGTTCTTCAGCGCACTGATCGACCGCGGCGACTACTGGCAGATCGCCGCACTGATCCCCAAGGGCGCCGACGCCCGGCTGCGCGCGGAGGGCCTGGACCGGTTCATGGCGCGGTTCACCTCCGCGGCCCCGTGGCTCGCCGACCGGGCGCACGCGCTCACCTCGTGGGACGAGGTGAAGCTGCTCGACGTACGGCTCGACCGGCTGCGGCGCTGGCACCGCCCGGGGCTGCTGTGCATCGGCGACGCCGCCCACGCCATGTCACCGGTCTTCGGCATCGGCATCAACCTCGCCGTCGAGGACGCGGTCGCCGCGGCCCGCCACCTCGTCGGCCCGCTGGGCGAGGGCCGGGTGGGCCTCCACGACGTCCGGCGCGTCCAGTGCCGCCGATGGCCCACGACCGCCGGGACCCAGGCCCTCCAGCGCCTCGCCCACGCCAGGGTCATCGAGCCCCTGCTGGCCGGGGAACCCGCCTTCGGCAACCCCGAACTGGCCAGGCGCGTGACCGAGTTCGTCACCACCTCCCGCCGGTTCAGGCGGCTCCCGGCCTACTTCCTCGCCTACGGCGCTCTGCGCGAACGGCCGCCGGCGGAGTCGGTGCGCTGA
- a CDS encoding acyl-CoA dehydrogenase family protein yields the protein MTATADAALRSEPTARTHEVTNQPPPLVGHDVADDPVLLEGLRREGAGWYADDLHRLGRLAGSEQVLRWAEEANRHEPELRTHDRYGNRIDEVDFHPAYHSLMEVAIREGLAGAPWADGREGAHVARAAGFMVWSSAEQGHGCPVSMTYAVVPALRSAPELAKLYEPLLTSRVYDPGLREPGSKRGLLAGMGMTEKQGGTDVRANTTVATGRPDGSWRLRGHKWFTSAPMNDLFLVLAQAPGGLSCFLVPRVLPDGSRNTFRIQRLKDKLGNRSNASSEPEFDDTVAWLVGREGQGVRTIIDMVTMTRLDCILGSASGTRAALAQAAHHVRHRAVFGAKLIDQPLMRNVIADLGLESEAATTLALRVAGAVDRAQRGDARERAFLRLATAVGKYWVCKRQPAAVAEALECLGGNGYDEASGMPRLYREAPLNGIWEGSGNVNALDVLRALTREPESLEAFRAEVDAAAGADRRLDEAWRGLRGELASTADAELRARRLVERLALVLQGSLLVRYAPPAVADAFCASRLGGDAGFAFGTLPPGTDLATILSRVPGGAAH from the coding sequence ATGACCGCGACCGCGGACGCTGCCCTGCGCAGCGAGCCCACCGCCCGTACGCACGAGGTGACCAACCAGCCGCCGCCGCTCGTCGGTCACGACGTGGCCGACGACCCCGTCCTGCTCGAGGGGCTGCGACGCGAAGGCGCCGGCTGGTACGCGGACGACCTGCACCGCCTCGGCCGACTCGCCGGGTCGGAGCAGGTCCTGCGCTGGGCCGAGGAGGCGAATCGCCACGAGCCGGAGCTGCGCACCCACGACCGCTACGGCAACCGGATCGACGAGGTCGACTTCCACCCCGCGTACCACTCGCTGATGGAGGTGGCCATCCGCGAGGGCCTGGCCGGGGCGCCCTGGGCGGACGGCCGGGAGGGGGCGCACGTCGCCCGCGCGGCGGGCTTCATGGTGTGGAGCTCGGCCGAACAGGGCCACGGCTGCCCGGTGTCCATGACCTACGCCGTCGTACCGGCACTCCGGTCGGCGCCCGAACTCGCAAAGCTCTACGAGCCGCTGCTGACCAGCCGGGTGTACGACCCGGGCCTGCGGGAGCCGGGGAGCAAGCGGGGCCTGCTCGCCGGTATGGGCATGACCGAGAAGCAGGGTGGCACGGATGTGCGCGCCAACACCACGGTGGCCACCGGGCGGCCGGACGGCAGCTGGCGGCTGCGCGGGCACAAGTGGTTCACCAGCGCCCCGATGAACGACCTGTTCCTGGTCCTGGCGCAGGCGCCGGGCGGGCTGTCCTGCTTCCTGGTGCCCCGGGTGCTGCCCGACGGCTCGCGCAACACCTTCCGCATCCAGCGGCTGAAGGACAAGCTCGGCAACCGCAGCAACGCCAGCAGCGAGCCGGAGTTCGACGACACCGTCGCCTGGCTGGTCGGCCGGGAGGGGCAGGGGGTCCGGACCATCATCGACATGGTCACCATGACCCGGCTCGACTGCATCCTGGGGTCGGCGTCGGGGACCCGCGCGGCGCTGGCGCAGGCGGCACACCATGTGCGCCACCGGGCGGTGTTCGGCGCCAAGCTGATCGACCAGCCGCTGATGCGGAACGTGATCGCCGATCTGGGGCTGGAGTCGGAGGCCGCGACGACGCTCGCGCTCCGGGTCGCGGGCGCGGTGGACCGGGCGCAGCGCGGCGACGCACGGGAGCGGGCCTTCCTGCGGCTGGCCACGGCCGTCGGGAAGTACTGGGTCTGCAAGCGGCAGCCCGCCGCGGTCGCGGAGGCGCTGGAGTGCCTGGGCGGCAACGGCTATGACGAGGCGTCGGGCATGCCGCGGCTCTACCGCGAGGCTCCGCTCAACGGCATCTGGGAGGGCTCGGGCAACGTCAACGCCCTCGACGTGCTCCGTGCGCTCACCCGCGAGCCGGAGTCCCTGGAGGCCTTCCGGGCGGAGGTGGATGCGGCCGCGGGTGCGGACCGGCGGCTGGACGAGGCATGGCGCGGGCTGCGCGGCGAGCTGGCGTCCACCGCCGACGCCGAACTGCGCGCCCGGCGGCTGGTCGAGCGTCTCGCCCTGGTACTGCAGGGCTCCCTCCTCGTCCGCTACGCACCACCCGCCGTGGCCGACGCCTTCTGCGCCTCCCGCCTGGGCGGCGACGCGGGTTTCGCCTTCGGCACCCTCCCTCCGGGAACCGACCTGGCCACGATCCTCAGCCGGGTCCCGGGCGGTGCGGCGCACTGA
- a CDS encoding TetR/AcrR family transcriptional regulator, whose amino-acid sequence MPYRKPPAVEDRLAAAREHLVEQATSVVAEAGWANASVTAVAAAAGMSVGSVYQHFPSKQALAVEVFRRASGHEVDVLGEVLREGSGDPVERLALGVGVFARRAMERRGLAHALLAAPAEPAVGRERLEFRRRYRAVFAEVVREGVDAGLLPRQDPEITAAALTGAIGEVLVDPLAAPAEGPEAGRLVDELVAMSLRCAGATHGTTPTIPEDSR is encoded by the coding sequence ATGCCCTACCGCAAGCCGCCCGCCGTCGAGGACCGCCTGGCCGCCGCCCGGGAGCACCTGGTCGAGCAGGCCACGTCCGTGGTCGCCGAGGCCGGGTGGGCGAACGCGTCCGTCACCGCGGTCGCCGCCGCCGCCGGGATGTCCGTCGGCTCCGTCTACCAGCACTTCCCCTCGAAGCAGGCGCTGGCGGTCGAGGTGTTCCGCCGGGCGTCGGGCCACGAGGTCGACGTACTCGGCGAGGTGCTCCGGGAGGGCAGCGGCGACCCGGTGGAGCGGCTGGCGCTCGGTGTCGGCGTCTTCGCGCGCCGCGCCATGGAGCGGCGCGGGCTGGCCCACGCGCTGCTCGCCGCACCGGCCGAACCGGCCGTCGGCCGGGAGCGCCTGGAGTTCCGGCGCCGCTACCGCGCGGTGTTCGCCGAGGTCGTCAGGGAGGGCGTCGACGCCGGGCTGCTCCCCCGCCAGGACCCGGAGATCACCGCGGCCGCCCTGACCGGAGCCATCGGCGAGGTGCTGGTGGACCCGCTCGCCGCGCCGGCGGAGGGACCCGAGGCCGGCCGGCTGGTGGACGAACTGGTGGCGATGTCCCTGCGCTGCGCGGGCGCCACGCACGGCACGACCCCGACCATCCCGGAGGACTCCCGATGA
- a CDS encoding selina-4(15),7(11)-diene synthase — MRPALAVPPIYAPIPPAVHPNHAAIDARTAAWAEAYDIGSPEWRSRLATQDIGVFAARILPEGREEVVSLLSDFVIWLFGVDDGYCEEGSLGVRPGELAAALHRLLRIAQNPEAPMLTDDPLAESLRDLTLRVARWGTALQAGRWVDTLREYFFAVVWEAEHRAAGRIPDLNDYTLMRLYDGATSVVQPFLEMGYGFELQPHERDSKAVRAAAEMTSFITTWDNDIYSHHKESRGGNYYLNVIRVLQHEYGLSPDRALTRAIAQRDRVMCLFLSLRAKLEDEGSPQARQYVGALSSFIRATQDWSVSSLRYTTPDDPAALSPSFSEAPTDDSTDPLDIPSVSWWWDLVPGSRTEPLDRPLAALGTYRSAPGAG; from the coding sequence GTGAGGCCTGCTTTGGCAGTTCCCCCCATCTATGCTCCCATCCCTCCCGCCGTGCACCCGAACCACGCCGCCATCGACGCGCGGACCGCCGCCTGGGCCGAGGCGTACGACATCGGATCGCCCGAGTGGCGCAGCCGTCTCGCCACCCAGGACATCGGCGTCTTCGCCGCCCGCATCCTCCCCGAGGGACGGGAGGAGGTGGTCTCCCTCCTCTCCGACTTCGTCATCTGGCTCTTCGGGGTGGACGACGGATACTGCGAGGAGGGCAGCCTGGGCGTCAGGCCGGGTGAACTCGCCGCGGCACTCCACCGGCTGCTGCGTATCGCGCAGAACCCGGAGGCCCCCATGCTGACCGACGACCCCCTCGCCGAGAGCCTGCGGGACCTGACGCTGCGGGTCGCCCGCTGGGGCACCGCGCTGCAGGCCGGCCGCTGGGTGGACACGCTGCGCGAGTACTTCTTCGCCGTGGTGTGGGAGGCCGAGCACCGGGCCGCCGGCCGGATTCCCGACCTGAACGACTACACCCTGATGCGGCTGTACGACGGCGCGACGTCCGTGGTGCAGCCGTTCCTGGAGATGGGCTACGGCTTCGAGCTCCAGCCGCACGAACGGGACAGCAAGGCCGTGCGGGCCGCCGCCGAGATGACCTCGTTCATCACCACGTGGGACAACGACATCTACTCCCACCACAAGGAGAGCAGGGGCGGGAACTACTACCTCAACGTCATCCGGGTCCTCCAGCACGAGTACGGACTGAGCCCGGACCGGGCGCTGACCCGGGCGATAGCGCAGCGCGACCGCGTGATGTGCCTGTTCCTCAGCCTGCGGGCGAAGCTGGAGGACGAGGGCAGCCCGCAGGCTCGGCAGTACGTGGGCGCGCTGTCCTCCTTCATCAGGGCCACCCAGGACTGGAGCGTCAGCTCCCTGCGCTACACCACCCCGGACGACCCGGCCGCCCTGTCGCCGTCCTTCTCCGAGGCGCCGACGGACGACAGCACCGATCCGCTCGACATCCCGTCCGTCTCCTGGTGGTGGGACCTGGTGCCGGGCTCCCGGACGGAACCACTGGACCGGCCCCTGGCAGCGCTCGGTACGTACCGCTCCGCTCCAGGCGCCGGCTGA